The Glycine soja cultivar W05 chromosome 3, ASM419377v2, whole genome shotgun sequence genome window below encodes:
- the LOC114406209 gene encoding auxin response factor 9-like, which yields MLSRAANGEVAGSGYSGEDEMYEPLWKGCAGPLVDVPRVGQRVFYFPQGHMEQLEASTNQELNQRIPLLKLPTKILCRVVNVHLLAEQETDEVYAQITLVPESNQDEPMNPDPCTAEPPRAPVHSFSKVLTASDTSTHGGFSVLRKHAMECLPALDMSQPTPTQELVAKDLHGYEWRFKHIFRGQPRRHLLTTGWSTFVTSKRLVAGDTFVFLRGDNGELRVGVRRLARQASSMPSSVISSQSMHLGVLATASHAVATQTLFVVYYKPRTSQFIISVNKYLEAMNRFSVGMRLKMRFEGDDSAETDKRFSGTIVGVEDISPHWVNSKWRSLKVQWDEPAAVPRPDRVSPWEIEPFVASASTPSVQPTMVKTKRPRPPSETPDVDTTSAASVFWDAGLQQADMAQKNVLAESKRNDSTGTWHHMQTDMNSKSNSGNAMLRNQTEGSWLSSPHSSCPSHLFQDATDDSKSVSAWPVSKPHSSRLNNDHVLDQVDKESKVETATSYRLFGIDLIDHSRNSPSVEKASAQAGNAPKVTTEGCTSTLTRTDAGHLSDVPMASSKERKQEQQQVSPKETQSKQICRSRTKVQMQGVAVGRAVDLTMLDGYDQLINELEEMFDIKGQLQHRNKWEIVFTDDEGDMMLVGDDPWPEFCNMVRRIFICSSQDVKKMSCGSKLPISSVEDGTVISSDTTET from the exons ATGTTGAGCCGCGCGGCGAATGGTGAAG tgGCTGGTTCTGGTTATAGTGGTGAGGATGAGATGTACGAGCCGCTGTGGAAGGGTTGCGCGGGACCACTGGTGGATGTTCCTCGTGTTGGCCAGAGAGTCTTCTATTTTCCACAAGGCCACATGGagcaa TTAGAGGCTTCAACAAACCAGGAACTGAATCAGAGGATTCCTTTGCTGAAGCTTCCCACGAAGATCCTTTGTCGAGTTGTGAACGTTCATTTgctg GCTGAGCAAGAAACGGATGAGGTTTACGCGCAGATCACTTTGGTGCCGGAATCTAAT CAAGATGAGCCGATGAACCCTGACCCGTGCACTGCTGAACCTCCAAGAGCACCAGTTCACTCGTTCAGCAAGGTCTTGACAGCTTCAGATACCAGCACCCATGGTGGCTTCTCTGTTCTCAGGAAACATGCCATGGAATGCCTTCCTGCGTTG GACATGTCACAACCAACACCAACTCAGGAATTGGTTGCAAAGGATCTTCATGGTTACGAATGGCGCtttaaacatatatttagaG gTCAGCCGCGCAGGCACTTGCTCACGACTGGCTGGAGTACTTTTGTGACCTCCAAGAGATTAGTTGCTGGAGATACCTTTGTGTTTTTGAg AGGGGACAATGGGGAATTACGCGTGGGCGTAAGACGTCTAGCTCGCCAAGCAAGTAGCATGCCTTCATCAGTGATTTCTAGTCAGAGCATGCACTTGGGAGTTCTTGCAACCGCCTCTCATGCTGTTGCAACTCAGACTCTTTTCGTAGTATATTACAAGCCAAG GACGAGCCAGTTCATCATCAGCGTGAACAAGTATTTGGAGGCTATGAACAGGTTTAGTGTTGGCATGAGGCTCAAGATGAGATTTGAGGGGGATGATTCTGCTGAGACTGACAAAAG ATTTTCGGGTACCATAGTTGGAGTGGAAGATATTTCTCCTCATTGGGTAAATTCAAAATGGCGATCACTCAAG GTTCAGTGGGATGAACCTGCAGCTGTTCCCCGACCTGATAGGGTTTCACCATGGGAGATTGAACCCTTCGTTGCTTCTGCTTCTACGCCCTCAGTTCAACCTACTATGGTAAAGACTAAAAGGCCACGACCACCCAGCGAAACTCCAGATGTTG acaCAACATCTGCTGCTTCTGTTTTCTGGGATGCTGGTCTTCAACAGGCTGACATGgcacaaaaaaatgttttggcAGAAAGCAAACGGAATGACAGTACTGGTACATGGCATCATATGCAAACTGACATGAATAGTAAAAGCAACAGCGGCAATGCTATGTTAAGGAATCAGACAGAAGGAAGTTGGCTATCTTCTCCGCATTCTAGTTGTCCGTCTCATTTGTTTCAGGACGCAACAGATGATAGCAAGAGTGTCTCAGCCTGGCCTGTTTCAAAGCCTCACTCATCCAGATTGAACAATGATCACGTGCTTGACCAAGTTGACAAGGAGAGCAAAGTTGAGACTGCTACAAGTTATCGGTTGTTTGGAATTGATCTTATTGATCATTCTAGGAACTCTCCTTCAGTAGAGAAGGCATCTGCACAAGCAGGAAATGCACCCAAAGTTACTACTGAAGGCTGCACCAGTACCTTGACCCGAACTGATGCTGGCCATCTGTCGGATGTACCAATGGCTTCTTCCAAGGAGAGGAAACAAGAACAGCAGCAAGTATCACCAAAAGAGACTCAGAGCAAGCAAATTTGTAGAAGTCGAACCAAG GTTCAAATGCAAGGTGTTGCAGTGGGTCGTGCTGTCGATTTGACCATGTTGGATGGATATGATCAACTTATAAATGAATTGGAGGAGATGTTTGACATAAAGGGACAACTTCAACACCGGAATAAGTGGGAAATTGTCTTCACTGACGATGAAGGTGACATGATGCTTGTTGGAGATGATCCATGGCC TGAATTCTGTAATATGGTGAGAAGAATCTTCATTTGTTCCAGCCAGGAtgtgaagaagatgagttgtggAAGCAAACTGCCGATCTCCTCAGTGGAAGACGGGACTGTAATAAGCTCAGACACAACCGAAACCTGA
- the LOC114404995 gene encoding uncharacterized protein LOC114404995, whose protein sequence is MNLIDPPLHGNKFTYFCSDGIAASRLDRFLVSDGIMNLWQEKGQRVGKRDIYDHCPIWLECSNLNWGPKPFRFNNCWLEHDDFKSFIVEEWKKIQITGRKAYVIKEKLKIIRESLKKWNKEVFGWLDLNIENIVAEMNKLDRGIEEGCNLNEVVKKKEAKALFWQQLMMKESLLKQKSRLRWIKEGDYNTKFFHSCLQDRRRKNQILSLQVEGRCVEQVGEVKMEVRRFFEEGFKEASFSRPVLGGIEFQTLGSEENSFLVAPFSEEEIKDVVWSCDGNKCPGPDGFNLRFIKKCWEFVKDDIVEFLQEFQITGVLPKAITASFLA, encoded by the coding sequence ATGAATCTTATCGATCCTCCTTTGCATGGGAATAAATTTACTTATTTCTGCTCTGATGGTATTGCTGCTAGTAGACTGGACAGGTTTCTTGTTTCGGATGGCATCATGAATCTATGGCAAGAAAAGGGGCAGAGGGTTGGTAAACGAGACATTTATGATCATTGCCCCATATGGTTGGAATGTTCTAATCTTAATTGGGGTCCTAAGCCTTTTCGTTTTAATAACTGTTGGCTTGAACATGATGATTTCAAGTCTTTTATTGTTGaggagtggaagaagattcagattACTGGAAGAAAGGCATATGTCATAAAGGAGAAGCTGAAAATTATTAGAGAGAGTTTGAAAAAGTGGAATAAGGAGGTGTTTGGGTGGCTAGACcttaatatagaaaatatagTGGCTGAGATGAATAAGTTGGACAGAGGCATAGAGGAGGGGTGTAATCTTAATGAGgtggtgaagaagaaagaagcaaAGGCATTATTTTGGCAACAACTAATGATGAAGGAGAGCTTGTTGAAACAGAAATCTAGGTTGCGTTGGATTAAAGAAGGAGATTATAACACAAAATTCTTTCATTCTTGTCTTCAAGATAGGAGGAGAAAGAATCAAATTTTATCCTTACAAGTGGAGGGGCGTTGTGTGGAACAGGTTGGGGAAGTGAAGATGGAAGTGCGTCGATTTTTTGAGGAAGGATTCAAGGAAGCTTCTTTTTCTAGACCGGTGTTGGGGGGGATAGAGTTTCAGACTTTGGGGTCGGAAGAAAATTCTTTCTTAGTGGCACCATTTTCAGAGGAGGAGATAAAGGATGTAGTGTGGAGTTGTGATGGTAATAAATGCCCTGGTCCGGATGGTTTCAACTTGcgctttataaaaaaatgttgggaGTTTGTCAAGGATGATATTGTTGAATTTTTACAAGAATTTCAGATCACAGGTGTGCTTCCTAAAGCTATTACGGCTTCCTTCTTGGCTTAG